GATGTGAGTATCCCGCTTTGTGGTTGGGCTACGTCGTCTGTCGCCGTGGTCGAAAAATGGCTTCTCGGATACGATGTCCTACTGGATTATATCGTGGCGCTAACAAGACATCTCTGATTTCTAGCCTGAATCCTCTCGCTTACTCGACGATGACATTTACCAGCCTGGATATGGCTATGGGGcgctcaacaacaaccagcaGGGCAACCAACCCGACCCTGGCTACGTAAGGCGGGAGCGCGAGGCCCTTGAGGCGATCTGCCAACGAACGTCAGAGTGAGTTGTTCTCACCATCTTTACTTCGCTCGAAGCCAGAGAGAATGAAACCCTAACCAATACGCTGTGAAAAAGCTCCGTCATCGATATTTGGTCACtccaaccacaaccccaTCTCCAACCGCAAGCAACACTCCACAACTCcgtttcctcctcgtcctcaaaaGCCCGCGAACCCTCAGTCATAGTAACAACGGTCGAATCCGACGCACCGGCCGAATCGGCATCGACGAAACAGGGCGCTGTTCCGAAACACTGGGGCGAGGTGGTGATCAACCCGCGGAAAGGCAGACGGTCAAGACCAGGATCGAgcggcgacgaggacgacccTGCCAAAGATGTCTTTGGCGTCTTGAAAGTTACCTGAGGTGAAAAGTCAGGACACCCGGGCTTTTGATCAGAAGTCAACCAGCTCCATCATGGTGGTCGAGACGACACGAACACGAACGAGTTGACGAACAACCGAATTCGAATCTCGAATTCTAATTTCTGCAAACAAATCCGATATAGCATACACTCACTCCtttatttccttttcttttttgctctGGTGTCGCCGGTCGAGACCGGTATGTCTCTATTTTTGTCTCGTCTGTTTCGCCCTACTGTTGATTCCTCTCGCTTCTCGCGTTTCCTTCTATGACATGTTAGACATCATTCAGTTCTTAATACCCCCTGTTCCTACCTTATCTCGGTTTTCGATGTTCTGAGTCTGTTTTCATTGCGCAATTCGCATGCCGTGTGAGGCCTGCTGCTTTAATTTCCCAGGTACTATGCATGGAACGAGGGATACTGTATCATCTTAATGTACTATACCAGAGCTAATTGTAAAGATATGCTCACGAGTATTGTTCTGTAATAAACAGTTCATGGCATCTACTGCAAGAGCCGGAACCTTGAATCTCAAAGGGAGCAAGATCACTGAGGGGACAAGGTGAACGAATAGAGTGCGATCCAAGCAGGGACTTCCAGATAGAGAAAGGTAGCAGTGTATCCATTGAATAGCCAAATAATGATATgaatagagaatataaaaaaattaaaaagcCACGATATAGGAACCACAAAAGCAAATGATATGAACAGAGGAGTTGAATGCATTCACAAAACATGGTCCCCAACTCGCAAATTGCACCATAGCGTTGGCTTAACGTATAATCAACCCTGGATGTCAGAACTCCGTCGCAATAACGCCATAAATACTAAACCCTGCGAATTCCATGAGACCGTTATGTGAGAATGGAGACGTAATATATAACAGCGACTCCACGATTATTGTGGGAGGAAAGCAAATGAACTAGATGTTGGGATAGTTCAAACATCGTCCAGTCTCCCCGCCGGTTCCTCTCCGTCCGACTCATAGCTACCGGCAGAGCTCAATTCGTCTTCAGACTCTGTGTCTTCCCCAGCATCGTCCACAGCATCTTTGCTGGCGTATTTTGCCACGTACTCTGCAAGAATCATTAATATCATGGGTGTCGCTGTTGCAATTACGAAAAGGATTCCCACCTTTCACTTTAATTTCGTAGCTCTTTGGTTCCCGCATCAACATGGCAGCGGCTTCGCCATTTAAGGGGTCTGAAGGGTTGGGGTAACGTAGGAGCTGCGGAAGAAAAACTTCGAAAATATTGATCATGTCGTACATAGGAGACCATGTTTGGTTGATAACGTCTAAACAAACGGACCCGGATCTAAGAAAGGAAACCATTAGCGGCATAATCCAGAACAGTTTCGGGTTTAACTCACAACTCGTCAATGTTAGGATGGAAGATTCGGTTAACGAACCCGATGCTCGGGCTCTTGTATGGGTACTGATCCGGCAGCTCGACGTGGATCTTCCAATGGCCACCTTGGAAGGGTGCTAAAGAGTTGCTTTTGTCAGTTTTGCGCCACGGTCGTTGTTAAGTACGGATAAAACGTACTCTCCTCTGGGCCCTTGAAGCGCACGTAGAACTCTTGCCTAAAGAAAACATAATGTGTTAGATCAAGCCCTCACTGAGCAGCCCGTATGCAAAGCGGCGGTGAATCATACACTATGCGGACGGTTAGTATTGGAGTAGAAAATAGAAGTTCGAAATAACCCACTGTTATCATTGACCAATGTGACCTCGTAGTCACTCATCAACCTATAAGTAACCCATCAGTATCGCGTTGTTCTCATATCCGTCTCTAAGCGCTATCCCAATTCCAACTCTCTCGGGGAGGTCGGTAAGGTGTTGGGTGTGGAACGGAGGGCATACATCCTGCGAACAGTTAGCTATATCTGGGACGGAGGCTCGAAAAGTGAGGTATCGTACTTCATAACCTGTACAGATGAGATCGAGCGTTAGTCAACTTGCCAACTCATCGGTCGATCCGTAGCCGGAGGGGTACTCACATCTGTCTCAATTCTGCGCTTGGGGCTACTCATTTTGAACGTATTTGCGCGATTTGTATTTCGCGGGAAACAAAATGAACAGAGTCTCGGATCAAATGCTGTAGCTGGTGGATATCCAGAAGATCGACTCGGTAGCTGAGTTCTCAAGCAGCAGATCTCCAAGTCGGGGGCGGGGAAGTAGCGTAGCGGCGAAGTGGGCGGCAACCGGGCCGATAAGGCGAAAACGGGGATACGGACGCGAGGTTGAGAGCGATGGGAGATTGATGAAGAGCAGACGGTAGAGAAAGTGGACAATCTGGGGGTTCAaaggaggttgaagaagagtgaAAGGGAGGAGTGGAGTGGGGGACGACGATGTTGGACGCTGCGGGACGCCCAGAGGGTGCTCCTGTCTGGCCGATAACGCCCCCGACGGGCACCCAAAGTCACGCCAGGCTTCACGCAGTGCGTCAGGTGTTACAGACAACTCATGATCACTCTCACAGGATTCTGCAAAAGACTACTAGAAGTAAATTTACATTTCCTCGCAATTTTGGTGTTACTTTCGCGTCCTGGCATTTGAATGGCTCTGcaaaataataaaagtacaTGCATCGATCGCTGTCTTCAATCATCCGCGGGGGCAAGAGGACTGAAGTAGACTCTAAGTGCACCCTAGCACCTGCACCTTAGCACCGCGGAGTGGCATGGGCTTCAGAACTTTTCGCCGTGTCGCATACGGTGCAAGCACTTGTCTAGCCGATTCCGGGGTTTCTGTGAAGGCTCAGAGTGGGTTCATGATCGTCAGAGGCTTCAAGATGGATTCTTCAAGATTCAATCTTCATCCTTTGGATACTCTCTTGAAATGATGTCATCTGCCGCTGTTCTTGTGCAGTTCTAGGCCCGTGATTCGAGAGTCGGGCTGCTGGGTGAACAGTTAGGATAACAGATTTCGTGTGTCAAACATACCGGATTTTGTCCTGGAAGTTGATTAACCGTGTCCGACAGGCATTGTATTTGTCAGAGTGCCTTGTAGCCGTGTTGGGTCCCAATAATTGGGACAAAGATTCCGCCGCAAAAGGTGGTGCAAATGATGCCTCAGGCCATTCCCAGGCTGCATCTAATCTATCTCGACAGCATAACTAAGCTTCATCCATCACTGCCTCGCCGACTCGTAGGCCTTCCCAGACAAATCTAGTGAACTCATACAACCGGTTCCATTTACCTGGGCGCTTATTCTGGCAATATGAGCTCCCCATCTTCTCGGATCCCCTCGACTGACAACTCTCCGAACCCCAACCAGCGCCGACCATCAAGTCGGAGAGAACCCGCAGAGCAAGCATCTAACACCAAAAATGCACCTATCCCCGATGATGAGCATGGTGCAGACCTACCAATGACTATGTCTGCGTCGGTGGTTCTCACTAGTTTGCCACGCGATGCTCACCAAGCTTTGGCGGACGCCGAAGCCGTAGACACTGGTAAAGGTATCGCGCAGTCGACCCTGTCTCATTCTAAGTTGCTTTTTTCAGTTAACTTGCTTTTTACAGTCACCGTACGGTTTCAACCCCTACCTTCTGCGCCTATTCTCAAGAACCGGGTGTTCAAGATTAGCGCCTCGCAGAAGTTTGAGACAGTTGTCAAGTTTCTAAGAAAGAAGCTTGATTGCAAGGACGCAGACTCAGTGTTCTGTTATGTGAATAGTGTTTTTGCTCCTGGTCTGGATGAAGGTGTAGGGGGACTATGGAGAGTAAGTACATCTGATTTTTTCATTACTTCTGATTGGAAGGAGAATATGAGGATGTCTAATCACCGGGAATACAGTGTTTCAAAACTGACGACCAGCTGATTGTGGCTTACTCGATGACACCAGCATTTGGTTGAAGCGTCCATATTGTATACGAGATCATAATGCCGGCCAGCGCGGTTATGCAAAGAGCCGCAGTGAGACGCTTCATATTTTAGGCGAGGCTGGGATCACTGGAACAACAGTGGGTTCGTCCTTATTAAAGGCTATACCATCAAATTTAAAACCCCAGAATTGGCCCAAAGATGAAGGTGCCGACGCGGCAGTATTGCCGAGCACGCCTGATGAATGGAAGGGACTGAAGCAATTTTGCAGTCTATCATTTGTTTGATAGCCATCGGGCTGGATATCTCTCGATAAGGCCCTGAGGATATATAAAGTCGGCACATATTCCTACTACAAATTGAGAGTTAGTCAAGGATAAGCCGTCGGCAAAACATAATGCACATCAAACAAATCCCTATGTCTCTGCCAGTCTCCCCATTTACTTTTCCTTATGCGAAATATGATTATTCCCCCCATTACGATACTGCCGACTTACTCAAATATCTGCGCTTAACTTCGTTGGAATGTAGATCACGGTGAATCAGGCCGGTCCGGACTCGGATCTACTAGTACGACGTAGTGGTATCTCCGACTAGCTTGTCTTGATGTATGTCTCTTGTCCCAACTATATTGTATTGTTTGTAATTGTCTACATCGTGGCAATGTCGGTGCACGTTTGGCTGTCTCAACACGTTGTGGTGAGTCTTATGCGGCAAAGTATAGTACGTAGTCAATGTATCCGCTCAAGTAGAGCTAGGGAGAATTCTCATGCTATGTACTTAGAGGGTCGACGAGACAGCCACTATCTGTCGATGAACCTTTTACCCCTATCGAGTCATGGCATCAGATGCTGCGCAGATGTGGTTTCACAAGTGCGTCGTTTATTTTCCAGGCGACGCAGATCCATTCAGGATGGTCAGCACGATACGTAGTCTCTTCTGTTTCGGGTTGTTTCATGAATGGTGAAGCTGCAGGTGTCCAACTTTAACGGCCTCGTCCTAGCGCTGGAAACTCTTTCCTGCAGTGCCAAGCAGGCGTGTAAGTTGTTCGAGAAGGGTTTCGACTTTCGACCTGGTGGGTGCTTGGTGGGGAGGTAAAAGGGGGATTGTGGATTTAGTTTTGGGATAAGCAAGTTAGGCCAATCTATGTATTCACACGCCTAACCTTAATATGGGGATGAGTGGTTGCTGGCTTTCAAGGTTTACCAGAGTCAACCTGTAGCAGTGAAGACAGCCATGTTCTCGCCCTCATCGGCTGTGTATGATCATCCTCATTAGACAATTCGACAATTAATTTAATCCTTAATTAGCAGCTCCTTCCTTGATTTACGTTCACGTGACGGGATTCGGGCAATGCTTGGCAGACGCCAGCGACGCTTTTATTGCCTCCCCGTCGCGTTTTTTTTCGGCGCCTTCGAtcagcttctccagatccCCGCAATCGACTTTCTCACACAAACTTAGCCACAAATCTTGCCAGAGTCTATTTGAACGAGTCGCCTTCCTCACTGTGTCCACCTTATCCTATCAAATCTAGTCCACCGCCATGGCAGACGTCCGATCATTGCTCCGGAGCGAGCTTGCTTCCCGCAAGGGTACACCGCAGACAGGGAGCAACACACCAAACCGTGTcacgaagaaaagaaaagtagATCCGTCGGACTCGTTGACGCGCAAGCGAGTGAAGCAAACAGATGCAGATCAACTTCTCGCAACTGCCcaagctcgtcctccgaGCGCCCAGGTCATTGACGCGGATGACGACGAACCCTCGTCCGACGATGTCATGAAAACAGACACCCCAACTCAGCCCGAATTTTCACAGGAAATCGATGAGACAACTACACAGACCTTCGAGGCTCCCTCTATACCACCTACAGAGGCGACTGCTGAGCCTCAGCCGCGAAAtatcgacgaggatgaatggGCCGCTTTTGAGCGGGAGGTAGCTGCGCCGAGTCGCGTCCCACAGAAGCCTGCCGCGGTTGCGGCTGCCGCAACGATATCAGCTGCACCTGTATCTGCTGAGGAGCTTGCTGCGCTGcaggagagcgagaaggagtCTCTGAGACGAAATCGGGAagcggaggcggagggtgaGCGCGAGGACGCCGCTCGGTTCCTGGAGGAAgagtttgatgagatggagcaACTAGAAGAACGAGTGAAGCGGTTGAAGCATATGCGAGAGCAACTGAGAGTGAAACGAGCCACAGAGAGCGCAGAGATGGACGAGGCTGCGATTGCCGGAGCCGTCCCTTCAGAGCCAGCCGCGAACGCACCGGAGACCACAGCAGATGGTGaaaatgacgaggacgaggatgatgacgatgatgctgatTACGACTGGGATAACTGGAGATTTAGGTAATGCTAATAATGGCTGCGATGTCAACCAACGATAGGGACCGGAAAGGCGTCTGTTATTATTGATTTTTTTACTTTACAGGACGGTCATGGGCTCTTCTTATTTACACTGATACCCCATACTATATTTTGAAACCCACGAAATGCTTCAGTATCTCTTCGCGAGTCGAATAGCTGGCAAGGGCTGGGAGGCTGATAATCTTTCACTGCATTTGATTTGCGACGATGGATCCAGACCATCGTCAAAACTAGCACATGAACGCTTGATGAACGACTCAAAGAATGTACTCTAGTCATGACAAATCATGTACTCTATAGAACACAAACAGAACCCACGCTTACTTGGGCATAGACTGAAAATTTAGACTAATTGCTGCACAATGGCCTCCATGTTATGATATAGTATGGGTAGACTAAATAAGTATCAAATCCGCTATTCCGTATCCATCGGCTGGGTCTGTTCTGGATTCTGTGGTTCTAGATGACTGCGTAATCCACTCTTCCCAAACCTCATAGCCTCTTGAATCTCtgcctcgccctcctctaATAGATGCCTACCGCGAGCGAGATCGCCCTTCCGTCTTCGTTCATCTTCCTGGACCTGCTTTTGTCGCTCTGCGAGAGCCATTTCACGCTTCTCACGCTCTACTCTCCTTTTCTCTAATTCCTCCCTCTGCTCAGGCGTTATGTCTTCTTCAGGTGGTCCAGGCAGAGTGGAAATGAACGCCTCTATTAATGGGTCGCGCACTTTGGGAGACAATGCCACGTATCTAATGTCGGTTATGATGGCTGATGGGAGGGCTTCGAGGTTAGACGAGCGGTTCAAGTCGTGTAATGGTACTGATTTGAGCAGTGCAGAGAGATCGGATTTCCGAGTGCTCTCGGGCAGTTTCATTCGAGAAACGAGGTCACGGTATGACTTCTCCCGGTCCTTATCCGGTAGTTGGGAGTCTTTCATCTCAGACTCCTTCCTGTACTTCCGCTTGAACTCCGGCCAGTATAGCTTGGGTGTCGCGTGATCCTGGAGAAACGCGAGATATTTGATGCGGGggtcctttttctcttgcTTTGCCTTGCGCTCTCTGATTTCATGCATGCGATCTCGACCCCAGCTAGAGAATGCTTCACGGCGTGCTTTCATGTTTGGGAGGACGGTGTAGCGGGTATCCTCTATTATGCGACCCTCTTCAACAATATTCTCCCATGTTGAGAATGGATTTACGTTGAAATCATCCAGGAGATCACGGAATAGCGCTGTGGCGTCCTCATCTGTCAGCGGAAGCCCTTCAgcaccctcctcccagccttcctctccggGCTCGCCGTATTCCCCAGGATCAAGGCCATATTCTTCGCCCATAGCCGCTAATTGATattcgatatcctcttccgTGAACTCGACAGGTTGTTGGTTGTCTTCGCTGGTGGTTCTTTGCCGTTTGAACGGATgatcctcttctccttcactgTCCGTGACCTCGACTTCTTCGTACTCGTCGCTTTCTGCGCCCGCACCCTCAGCAGCTGCGGTTCCAGCCGGTTCGCGCTTgaaatcatcttcatcgccagccACTGGCGCTTTCTCGGTTTCCTCGACTGTTTCACCGCGTTCTCGTCGCTCTTTCGCCTCCCGCTCAAGACGGTCGAGTTCGACAACTCCCTTCAATACCTCTTGCGGAAACTTCCAGAAACTCTCGTTCGTATCCGGGTTATGAACGAATCGTCTTCCCAGCTTGGTCTTCACAAGCACCCATGGTTCGCATCCAGGAATGTTATGTTTCGATTTCGGCCTGTCTTCGGgtcctcggcggcggtcGTGATAGGATTTCCCGCCGCGGAATCCACCCCGAGGTTGATTGTAGCCCGGCGCGCCGAATGACGAGGCACCGTACCCCTGAGGCGCATATGGTGTTGATGAAAACGGAGGGAGTGTATCTGGAGTGAGAAACGGGGCATTGGCAACGGGGTTCGGAGCTGGCGCCGGAGTGAAAGTTTCTGTGCTAATCGGCTGCGGTCTGGTATATGTAGATTGCTTGGTCTGTGAGTTGTAGTAGTATGTGTGGCCTGTCAATTGTCAGATAAACCCAGTTGATTCGACTGTCGTATAAAGACAAACCTGTGGGAGCTTTATGCTCGGTCCACCCGGGCggtagaggaggaggagcggtATATGTGGACTTGAGCATTGTAGTTCATACAAAAAGCGAGGGTATTAAAAAAGCGATGGGGTCATGCAGACTTTGGATTGTCCTAAAAGTCGTTTGGATGAAGCTTTCCGGTTGGGCTTAGAAAAGGTGGTCCGAGCTTGGCGGACGCGCCAGGACGAGAGTTGCCTGCTAATTGAGAGCTCACCCCAACTGTCCTGCAGCTTGTTCCGTCACAGCACTCATCCATCTCCCTGCTTTCCACCACCTTCCTCTCTCGCATCTGTCGGTTTTTCTCGCAAGTTAAGAAATCAGATAACGCCGTTTATTTCGCTGCCTCTGCATTTGATTCAAAATGTCACGACGCTACGATTCCAGGGTACGTTAACTCCGACCCTCTTCCCAGCTGACAGCTCCAACTGACCGAATGTCGCTCGTTGCAGACCACCATTTTCTCCCCTGAGGGTCGGCTCTACCAGGTTGAGTACGCCCTTGAAGCCATCTCACATGCCGGTACCGCTCTGGGGATCCTCGCAAAGGATGGCATTGTTCTTGCtgcagagaagaaggtgacgAGCAAACTGCTTGAACAAGACACATCTGCCGAGAAGCTTTACACATTGAACGAGTACGCATGCTCTTCCGGATAATTTAAATGCGGGGTAATACATAGAGAGCTAATTCGTATGGCAGTAACATGATCtgtgctgttgctggtatGACCGCCGATGCGAACATCCTCATTAACTACGCCCGACAAGCCGCCCAACGCTACCTCATTACCTACGGCGAGGAAATCCCTTGCGAACAACTTGTCCGCCGTCTCTGCGATTTGAAGCAAGGCTACACCCAGCACGGTGGTCTCCGTCCGTTCGGTGTATCGTTCATCTATGCAGGCTATGACCCCCTTCGAGAGTTCCAGTTGTACCAGAGCAATCCTAGTGGTAACTACGGCGGATGGAAGGCGACCAGTGTTGGGGCGAACAATGCGAGTGCCCAAAGTCTTCTAAAGCAGGACTATAAGGAGGAGTGTGACTTGAAGGAGGCATGTGCCATGGCCGTCAAGGTTTTGAGTAAGACCATGGACTCGACAAAACTGAGCAGTGAAAAAAGTGAGCCAACCCTACTATATGTCATGGTCGACCCTGCTAATCATCTGCCCACCCCTGCTAGTCGAATTCGCAACTGTCGGCAAGACGAAGGAAGGAAAGATCTACCACCACCTGTGGAATGCAGACGAGATCAACGCCTTGCTGAAGGAGCATGGGCTAGCCAAGGTCGACGACGAGCCCGAAGCTGGCGACATAAAATAATAGAGTCACTCATTGCTGCTCTTGCCTGACCTAGATAATGCCAGCTGTTTCGTTGTTCTTCCACATCCAAACAAATATCGCCGAGACAATGTGCTTTTACATACTCTAGACACGTATATCCTTGACCTTTTAGCATCTTCCAGGAAACAAAGCCATTCAGGTTGTATATGTCGTCTGCTACAGCTGCATCTGAAGCACAACCAGCGTCGCCCACTGGTGACGTGGCAAGCAGCGACATCAAAATGAGCGCCAAACAATTTGATTCGCATGTTTGCTCCCATTTTCCGCCCACTTGATTGATTAAATAACTCTCCGTCTTCCCAAATCAATGGTCCACGTAGCTTGTGCAGCCTGTTACGTAGAATCCGGATGAGCTTGAAGTGTTGAATAATTTAGGACGTTGATGGGTGTCCACGACTATATATCTGATCGAGTATCCGCCATCTTGTTCTCTTGTTTTTGATCTTAGATTACATCTCGTGGTGTTATTCCACTAATGTTATTCCACGCGAGTCCGCTCACCCCCGGTCGACAGTGAAGATGTACTTGAGGGCTACTGAGCCCTTTCAATGTGAATGAGTCCTCAGATGGATCAACATATATGTTGGGTACTAGGTGATAAGTGAGCTGCTCTCTTCCAACTACCTGTCGACCCTATCATTCTTGCCTTTATTTAATTGCCATTAGAGTTTCTTCACGCCTGCAAGTACTTCATCAGAGACCCTGAATCATTCCACTAACCACTTGACGTGCAGCTGAGGCCGTTAAAGTCGAATGCAACGCCGAGCCGCTTACTAACGATGCGGGTACCGGATCATGTGATCGTCCTATGTTTTGGCATGCGGGGTTGACCGACGACAACAAGGCAACAACAACTCTCCGCTTCCTGGAATGTGTCAGGGAAAAGTACGGTCATACTGGGGGGCACCGTGAACAATTCGCACTGTGGTGCCGGTCTTTCAGCAAACCCCTTTCGCTTTTTGCCTTTGGGTTCAGACCGCCATGGCTACCTAGCGGTTCTGTCCTGGGGACCATCTGCTCGTTCAGGAATACAGGCGCTTACGGAGTTCCACCTTCACCCAATATGTTAGGGAATCACCAAAAATAGAAGAATTCATTGGATTATACGATCTCGTCAACGGTGGCAAACCGAACTTTTCCTCCAACCATGGTCGGATGTGTTTGGCTTGAAACTAGCTGGACATGACTGTGTGGCTGATGAGCTTCAGAGTAAGGTAACACATGGTATGAGACACACTAACAAACAGGAGCGCCATTGAACGATTGAAAGCGAAAACAAATGAGCATTACAAATGAGGGAATCAACAAAAATGAAACGACAGGAATCATCGATATTAGACCCGAAATTTGGGACAGAGCTCCTCAGCCACCGATTAGCCAAAAAGCTCCCAGCCTCATGACAGCGCCCTCTGTTTCTCCTCTCGCTCCCGCTGCAGCTGTTTGATCTCCCTATCAAGATCCATGACCATCTTCTGGGACTTGTCCATGGACGCCACAAGGGTGCTCCCCTCGCGTTTCCACCGGTTCAGTCGTTCAATTTCAACGCCACGTCGACGGTACTTGGTTTCGATTTTCTCGCAGAGACGGCACTTGGATGGCTCGATCTCCGTGGTATTCACCAGCCTCATCCCGCATGTCTCGCCAGTGCGGTATTCGTAGTTGCACCGCTGAGCAAAACTGGTCCAACTCCAGTCTCCGCAGGTGAATCTCTTCTGGTTGTAGAAACACATTTCTACAGAGCCTGTCAGCGATACTCCGCCCATCTGGGTCTTGATCAGGACTTACTTGTTGGTACAGTCGTCGTTTCACCTTTGTTCTCGGTTCTGATTGGCTGACTTAGGTTTTCCTACCGCCCAAGCGAATTTGATAGGCTAGGCTTGCACAATAATTCTTGAAGAATGTTGCAGGTTCAAGGTTGAAACGATTTCTTTCAGAAGGGAAGCAGTTATTGCTTGTTGTTTCTTATGGAGATATGTGGTCTGAAACAATTAAtgatccatctcatcaatcTCTGGGAGTGGATGGCCTATTTATGTCTCGTGAGGAGCTCCTATGTCACGGTCCACGGCCTCTTCGTTCTATCACCATTCGCTGTCGATCGAGTCGCTTTAGCATGCGACGGCTTATCGTCTACGGCATGTTCTCATCACATTCACATCACGTCCGTTGAATGTTTCTCCTGGGAGCCTAGTGGAGACACGAAATATCCACAACATTCCCTTTCTGGGTCAGTCGTAATCAGCGGACGCTTCACGAATGCATGCATCCTGCTGTCGTGGCAGCATGGTTTCTTCTCAGCTAGCCCGGGCATTTGAAAATCCCTCAGCCCGAGTCAATGATTCTCGCTTTGGGATGGTGTTTTGGAACGGTGGCCATGGATTTTCCATCGATCATCCCCGTTTCGTCTACGCATCTGCGTTCCGCATGAAGCCGCTTTTCGAGAACCAAACATCCTTCACACCTGATGGATCAAAGCTCCTGCATGGTTAGGCTGTTACCTTGTGCCAGCTGTCAAGCTGTCTTACATTGGAGCCTTCTTTTCCCCCTGGTCAAAGTTAACCTTGCATTCAATTGGAAGTGAAAAATCAAAACGGAACGGAACTAGAAAAAGACTGACAAGAGCAAATGAGGAGACCACCAATCAAGATGAACGAGGAAATGAATTCTGAGAAGCGGGGCTCATCAAAAGATAAAATTCAAAAACAATGAACAATTTTACAAGTTGTTTATTGCTTTCCGCATGAGCATGATCAGCGTGCTATCCCGGCCCAACCTTTCAGGTACCCTACCACCCTACTAGGTTATCTGAATCTTCACTCACAGCCAATTGGTTTGGAAA
Above is a window of Aspergillus puulaauensis MK2 DNA, chromosome 2, nearly complete sequence DNA encoding:
- a CDS encoding FF domain protein (COG:K;~EggNog:ENOG410QDG5;~InterPro:IPR036020,IPR039726,IPR036517,IPR002713, IPR001202;~PFAM:PF00397,PF01846;~go_function: GO:0005515 - protein binding [Evidence IEA];~go_process: GO:0045292 - mRNA cis splicing, via spliceosome [Evidence IEA]), coding for MLKSTYTAPPPLPPGWTEHKAPTGHTYYYNSQTKQSTYTRPQPISTETFTPAPAPNPVANAPFLTPDTLPPFSSTPYAPQGYGASSFGAPGYNQPRGGFRGGKSYHDRRRGPEDRPKSKHNIPGCEPWVLVKTKLGRRFVHNPDTNESFWKFPQEVLKGVVELDRLEREAKERRERGETVEETEKAPVAGDEDDFKREPAGTAAAEGAGAESDEYEEVEVTDSEGEEDHPFKRQRTTSEDNQQPVEFTEEDIEYQLAAMGEEYGLDPGEYGEPGEEGWEEGAEGLPLTDEDATALFRDLLDDFNVNPFSTWENIVEEGRIIEDTRYTVLPNMKARREAFSSWGRDRMHEIRERKAKQEKKDPRIKYLAFLQDHATPKLYWPEFKRKYRKESEMKDSQLPDKDREKSYRDLVSRMKLPESTRKSDLSALLKSVPLHDLNRSSNLEALPSAIITDIRYVALSPKVRDPLIEAFISTLPGPPEEDITPEQREELEKRRVEREKREMALAERQKQVQEDERRRKGDLARGRHLLEEGEAEIQEAMRFGKSGLRSHLEPQNPEQTQPMDTE
- the UBC8 gene encoding E2 ubiquitin-conjugating protein UBC8 (BUSCO:EOG09264Z1B;~COG:O;~EggNog:ENOG410Q09Y;~InterPro:IPR016135,IPR023313,IPR000608;~PFAM:PF00179), with amino-acid sequence MSSPKRRIETDVMKQEFYVRFKGPEETPFQGGHWKIHVELPDQYPYKSPSIGFVNRIFHPNIDELSGSVCLDVINQTWSPMYDMINIFEVFLPQLLRYPNPSDPLNGEAAAMLMREPKSYEIKVKEYVAKYASKDAVDDAGEDTESEDELSSAGSYESDGEEPAGRLDDV
- a CDS encoding uncharacterized protein (COG:S;~EggNog:ENOG410QEIT), producing MADVRSLLRSELASRKGTPQTGSNTPNRVTKKRKVDPSDSLTRKRVKQTDADQLLATAQARPPSAQVIDADDDEPSSDDVMKTDTPTQPEFSQEIDETTTQTFEAPSIPPTEATAEPQPRNIDEDEWAAFEREVAAPSRVPQKPAAVAAAATISAAPVSAEELAALQESEKESLRRNREAEAEGEREDAARFLEEEFDEMEQLEERVKRLKHMREQLRVKRATESAEMDEAAIAGAVPSEPAANAPETTADGENDEDEDDDDDADYDWDNWRFR
- a CDS encoding LAMTOR1/MEH1 family protein (COG:S;~EggNog:ENOG410PTKJ;~InterPro:IPR028209;~PFAM:PF15454;~go_component: GO:0031902 - late endosome membrane [Evidence IEA];~go_component: GO:0045121 - membrane raft [Evidence IEA];~go_component: GO:0071986 - Ragulator complex [Evidence IEA];~go_process: GO:0001919 - regulation of receptor recycling [Evidence IEA];~go_process: GO:0007040 - lysosome organization [Evidence IEA];~go_process: GO:0016197 - endosomal transport [Evidence IEA];~go_process: GO:0032008 - positive regulation of TOR signaling [Evidence IEA];~go_process: GO:0042632 - cholesterol homeostasis [Evidence IEA];~go_process: GO:0043410 - positive regulation of MAPK cascade [Evidence IEA];~go_process: GO:0071230 - cellular response to amino acid stimulus [Evidence IEA]), giving the protein MGICSSCLGSGRRDNTDPESSRLLDDDIYQPGYGYGALNNNQQGNQPDPGYVRREREALEAICQRTSDSVIDIWSLQPQPHLQPQATLHNSVSSSSSKAREPSVIVTTVESDAPAESASTKQGAVPKHWGEVVINPRKGRRSRPGSSGDEDDPAKDVFGVLKVT
- the ATG12 gene encoding ubiquitin-like protein ATG12 (BUSCO:EOG09265EKJ;~COG:O;~EggNog:ENOG410PRAB;~InterPro:IPR029071,IPR007242;~PFAM:PF04110;~go_component: GO:0005737 - cytoplasm [Evidence IEA];~go_process: GO:0000045 - autophagosome assembly [Evidence IEA]), with amino-acid sequence MSSPSSRIPSTDNSPNPNQRRPSSRREPAEQASNTKNAPIPDDEHGADLPMTMSASVVLTSLPRDAHQALADAEAVDTGKVTVRFQPLPSAPILKNRVFKISASQKFETVVKFLRKKLDCKDADSVFCYVNSVFAPGLDEGVGGLWRCFKTDDQLIVAYSMTPAFG